The following are from one region of the Centroberyx gerrardi isolate f3 chromosome 16, fCenGer3.hap1.cur.20231027, whole genome shotgun sequence genome:
- the cyfip2 gene encoding cytoplasmic FMR1-interacting protein 2, whose protein sequence is MTTHVTLEDALSNVDLLEELPLPDQQPCIEPPPSSIMYQANFDTNFEDRNAFVTGIARYIEQATVHSSMNEMLEEGHEYAVMLYTWRSCSRAIPQVKCNEQPNRVEIYEKTVEVLEPEVTKLMKFMYFQRKAIERFCSEVKRLCHAERRKDFVSEAYLLTLGKFINMFAVLDELKNMKCSVKNDHSAYKRAAQFLRKMADPQSIQESQNLSMFLANHNRITQCLHQQLEVIPGYEELLADIVNISVDYYENKMYLTPSEKHMLLKVMGFGLYLMDGNVSNIYKLDAKKRINLSKIDKFFKLQVVPLFGDMQIELSRYIETSAHYEENKSKWTCTQSSISPQYNLCEQMVQIREDHIRFISELARYSNSEVVTGSGLDSQKSDEEYRELFDLALRGLQLLSKWSTHVMEVYSWKLVHPTDKFCNKDCPGTAEEYERATRYNYTSEEKFALVEVIAMIKGLQVLMGRMESVFNQAIRNTIYAALQDFAQMTLREPLRQAVRKKKNVLISVLQAIRKTICDWEGAREPPNDPCLRGEKDPKGGFDIKVPRRAVGPSSTQLYMVRTMLESLIADKSGSKKTLRSSLDGPIVLAIEDFHKQSFFFTHLLNFSEALQQCCDLSQLWFREFFLELTMGRRIQFPIEMSMPWILTDHILETKEPSMMEYVLYPLDLYNDSGYYALTKFKKQFLYDEIEAEVNLCFDQFVYKLADQIFAYYKAMAGSVLLDKRFRAECKNYGVIIPYPPSNRYETLLKQRHVQLLGRSIDLNRLITQRISAAMYKSLDQAISRFESEDLTSIVELEWLLEINRLTHRLLSKHMTLDSFDAMFREANHNVSAPYGRITLHVFWELNFDFLPNYCYNGSTNRFVRTAIPFTQEPQRDKPANVQPYYLYGSKPLNIAYSHIYSSYRNFVGPPHFKTICRLLGYQGIAVVMEELLKIVKSLLQGTILQYVKTLIEVMPKICRLPRHEYGSPGILEFFHHQLKDIIEYAELKTDVFQSLREVGNAILFCLLIEQALSQEEVCDLLHAAPFQNILPRVYIKEGERLEVRMKRLEAKYAPLHLVPLIERLGTPQQIAIAREGDLLTKERLCCGLSMFEVILTRIRSFLQDGVWRGPPPTNGVMHVDECMEFHRLWSAMQFVYCIPVGTHEFTAEQCFGDGLNWAGCSIIVLLGQQRRFDLFDFCYHLLKVQRQDGKDEIIKNVPLKKMADRIRKYQILNNEIFAILNKYMKAVETDSSTVEHVRCFQPPIHQSLATTC, encoded by the exons ATGACGACCCACGTGACCCTGGAGGATGCGCTGTCCAACGTGgacctgctggaggagctgcccCTCCCAGACCAGCAGCCATGCATCgaaccccctccctcctccatcatgtaccag GCTAATTTTGACACCAACTTTGAAGACAGGAATGCATTTGTGACTGGCATCGCCCGCTATATAGAGCAAGCTACAGTCCACTCCAGCATG AATGAGATGCTGGAGGAGGGACATGAGTACGCTGTGATGCTCTACACCTGGAGGAGCTGCTCCAGAGCCATCccccag GTGAAATGCAACGAGCAGCCCAACAGAGTGGAGATCTATGAGAAAACAGTGGAGGTGCTGGAGCCTGAAGTGACCAAACTCATGAAGTTCATGTACTTCCAG CGGAAAGCCATAGAGCGTTTCTGTAGTGAGGTGAAGCGTCTGTGCCACGCTGAGAGAAGGAAGGACTTTGTGTCGGAGGCCTATCTGCTCACCCTGGGCAAGTTCATCAACATGTTTGCAGTGCTGGACGAATTGAAGAACATGAAGTGCAGCGTCAAGAATGATCACTCTGCCTACAAAAG GGCAGCCCAGTTCCTGAGGAAGATGGCCGACCCCCAGTCCATCCAGGAGTCCCAGAATCTCTCCATGTTTTTAGCCAACCACAACAGGATCACTCAG TGCCTGCATCAACAGTTGGAGGTGATTCCTGGCTACGAGGAACTTTTGGCAGACATTGTCAACATCAGCGTAGATTATTATGAGAACAAGATGTATTTGACACCCAGCGAGAAACACATGCTGCTCAAG GTGATGGGCTTTGGTCTGTACCTGATGGATGGGAACGTGAGTAACATCTACAAACTCGATGCTAAAAAGAGGATCAACCTGAGCAAGATCGACAAGTTCTTCAAA CTCCAAGTGGTGCCGCTGTTTGGAGATATGCAGATAGAGCTGTCACGCTACATTGAGACCAGCGCTCACTATGAAGAAAACAAGTCCAA GTGGACGTGCACCCAGAGCAGCATCTCACCACAGTACAACCTGTGTGAGCAGATGGTGCAGATCAGGGAGGACCACATCCGTTTCATCTCGGAGCTGGCGCGCTACAGCAACAGCGAAGTGGTGACAGGCTCGGGCCTGGACAGCCAGAAGTCAGACGAGGAGTACAGAGAGCTGTTTGACCTGGCGCTGAGGGGCCTGCAGCTGCTGTCCAAGTGGAGCACACACGTCATGGAAGTG tACTCGTGGAAGCTCGTCCACCCCACAGATAAGTTCTGTAACAAGGACTGTCCAGGCACAGCGGAGGAGTATGAGCGGGCCACGCGTTACAACTACACCAGCGAGGAGAAGTTTGCCCTGGTGGAGGTCATTGCCATGATCAAAGGACTGCAG GTTCTGATGGGCCGAATGGAATCAGTGTTTAACCAGGCCATCAGGAACACCATCTATGCAGCGCTGCAGGACTTTGCCCAGATGACCCTCCGAGAGCCTCTGCGCCAGGCTGTACGCAAGAAGAAGAACGTCCTCATTAG TGTTCTCCAGGCCATCCGTAAGACCATCTGTGACTGGGAGGGGGCGAGGGAACCTCCCAATGACCCCTGTCTGAGGGGGGAGAAGGACCCGAAAGGAGGGTTTGACATCAAGGTGCCCCGCAGAGCTGTAGGACCCTCTAGCACACAG CTGTACATGGTGCGCACCATGCTGGAGTCTCTGATAGCAGATAAGAGCGGCTCGAAGAAGACTCTGCGCAGCAGTCTGGATGGACCCATAGTGCTAGCCATAGAAGACTTCCACAAACAGTCCTTCTTCTTCACACATCTGCTCAACTTCAGCG AGGCCCTGCAGCAGTGCTGTGACCTGTCCCAGCTATGGTTCAGAGAGTTCTTCCTGGAGCTGACCATGGGCCGCAGAATCCAGTTCCCCATCGAGATGTCCATGCCCTGGATCCTCACCGACCACATCCTGGAGACCAAGGAACCCTCCATGATGGA GTATGTGCTATATCCTCTAGACTTGTACAATGACAGTGGCTACTACGCTCTCACCAAGTTCAAGAAGCAGTTCCTTTATGATGAAATCGAGGCTGAG GTAAACCTCTGCTTTGATCAGTTCGTCTACAAGTTAGCTGATCAGATATTTGCCTACTACAAAGCAATGGCTGGAAG TGTCCTCCTAGACAAGCGTTTCAGAGCGGAGTGTAAAAACTATGGCGTGATCATCCCGTACCCCCCATCAAACCGCTACGAGACGCTGCTCAAACAGAGACACGTACAG CTGCTAGGGCGCTCCATTGACCTGAACCGTCTGATTACCCAGAGGATCTCGGCGGCCATGTACAAGTCTCTGGACCAGGCCATCAGCCGCTTTGAGAGCGAGGACCTCACTTCCATAGTG GAGTTGGAGTGGTTGCTGGAGATCAACAGACTAACCCACCGGCTCCTGTCCAAGCACATGACCCTGGACAGCTTCGACGCCATGTTCCGCGAGGCCAACCACAACGTCTCCGCTCCCTACGGACGCATCACGCTCCACGTCTTCTGGGAGCTCAACTTCGACTTCCTCCCCAACTACTGCTACAATGGATCCACAAACCG ctttGTACGTACAGCCATCCCTTTCACCCAGGAGCCTCAAAGAGACAAGCCAGCCAACGTGCAGCCTTACTACCTGTATGGGTCCAAG ccACTGAACATTGCCTACTCCCACATATACAGCTCCTACAGGAACTTTGTTGGCCCGCCTCACTTCAAGACCATCTGCCGTCTCCTTGGTTACCAAGGCATTGCTGTAGTAATGGAAGAGCTGCTTAAGATTGTCAAGAGCCTG TTACAGGGCACCATACTGCAATATGTAAAAACACTGATAGAAGTCATGCCCAAAATCTGTCGCCTACCACGCCACGAGTATGGCTCCCCAG GTATCCTGGAGTTCTTCCACCATCAGCTCAAGGACATCATTGAGTATGCTGAGCTGAAGACCGATGTCTTCCAGAGCTTACGGGAGGTGGGCAACGCCATCCTCTTCTGCCTGCTCATCGAGCAAGCTCTG TCCCAGGAGGAAGTGTGTGACCTGCTTCATGCAGCCCCCTTCCAGAACATTCTGCCCAGAGTCTACATCAAAG AGGGAGAGCGTCTGGAGGTGAGGATGAAAAGACTGGAAGCAAAGTACGCCCCTCTCCACCTTGTGCCTCTAATCGAGAGGTTGGGAACCCCACAG CAAATTGCCATTGCGCGTGAGGGCGACCTGCTGACCAAAGAGCGTCTGTGCTGCGGCCTTTCCATGTTCGAGGTCATCCTGACACGCATCCGCAGCTTCCTGCAGGACGGGGTGTGGCGCGGGCCTCCACCCACCAATGGCGTAATGCACGTTGACGAGTGTATGGAGTTCCACCGCCTGTGGAGCGCCATGCAGTTTGTCTACTGCATCCCTGTGGGCACGCACGAGTTCACAGCAGA GCAGTGCTTTGGGGATGGGCTGAACTGGGCCGGTTGCTCCATCATTGTGCTATTGGGACAGCAGCGCCGCTTTGACCTCTTTGACTTCTGCTACCACCTGCTCAAGGTCCAAAGACAGGACGGCAAAGACGAGATCATCAAAAATGTG CCCCTGAAGAAGATGGCAGACCGCATCAGGAAGTACCAGATCCTGAACAACGAAATCTTTGCCATCCTCAACAAGTACATGAAGGCTGTGGAGACGGACAGTTCCACTGTGGAGCACGTTCGCTGTTTCCAGCCTCCTATACACCAGTCCCTGGCTACCACCTGTTGA